The genome window TGTATGTTGATAGTTGGTAGAACTTATAAAGAAGCAGGCTGATTATATTTATCATCATCATATAATCTAATAATTTGTGGTTCCCAGATAAAGCAGTTCCAACTTTCCACCTGGCAGATCTTCTCTAATATCTAACTCGTTTTTATCTTGCCACATGTAGTGAACGACCCCTTTGTGATGAAAGCTTGGGCAAAAACTTACCCCGACAACAAACATGTCAAGTTCTTAGCCGATGGATCTTGCAAATACACCCAGGCTCTTGGCCTTGAGCTTGACCTCTCAGAGAAAGGGCTTGGCACCCGATCCAAAAGGTTTGCACTTCTGGTTGACGATCTCAAAGTGACTGTCGCTAATATCGAATCTGGTGGGGAATTCACTGTCTCTGGTGCTGATGAAATCCTCAAGGCTCTCTAAGATTGTTGCTGCATTATGATTGATGATGTGTTTAGTTGCTATGCAATTATGAATGACCTTTCCCCTCCTatctttttgaaataaaatgacTTTTGCTATTAAAAATGATATGTTCGGTTATTTTATGATATGAAATGCTTTTCTACATATGCAATGTTGTTGAATCATATATTTGTTGATCCTAAACAGATTATCAATTCATGTTTTTGTTGTCAGGATCTTTTGATTATGGCCATTTATTCTTAGACAAGCATTACTGTCTTGAATTATACATGAGTTATTTATGGTTGagtcttttatttttatgttggGCAAGTTAGCCATTTTGGGTTAGGTCCATCAGTCCATATGAAATTGTTACCTACTTACCTACCCTTCTCAGTCAATTCTGCTACCACTCTTGAGATGGGCTTAGGTG of Ipomoea triloba cultivar NCNSP0323 chromosome 3, ASM357664v1 contains these proteins:
- the LOC116014429 gene encoding peroxiredoxin-2B-like, whose protein sequence is MAPIAVNDVIPDGTLAYFDEQDQLQSVSIHSLAKGKKVILFAVPGAFTPTCSMKHVPGFIEKSEELISKGVSEILCISVNDPFVMKAWAKTYPDNKHVKFLADGSCKYTQALGLELDLSEKGLGTRSKRFALLVDDLKVTVANIESGGEFTVSGADEILKAL